From one Microlunatus sp. Gsoil 973 genomic stretch:
- a CDS encoding RHS repeat domain-containing protein produces MTRRPGGRRDGQRCPYRLRVRPGGQLVEMRSSAGSVTSYAYDAAGRLVRGDRRRPRDDVHL; encoded by the coding sequence GTGACGAGGCGGCCAGGTGGTCGGCGAGACGGTCAACGGTGTCCGTACCGGTTACGTGTACGACCCGGCGGCCAGCTGGTCGAGATGCGGTCGAGCGCCGGGTCGGTGACCAGCTACGCCTACGACGCGGCCGGCCGATTGGTGCGGGGAGACCGTCGACGGCCGCGTGACGACGTACACCTATGA
- a CDS encoding RHS repeat domain-containing protein codes for MSLVGRWLPATWPPGQQPGYDALGRTVSRTEADGTTSTFSYDRCGRLVQHVDPTGAVTRLERDAAGRVVAVTHPMGTTYRYEYDACGRRSATIDTDGTRYGFAYDADGGLVPGGLADRRTRLDPL; via the coding sequence ATGTCGCTGGTCGGCCGGTGGCTGCCGGCGACCTGGCCTCCCGGACAACAGCCCGGCTACGACGCGCTGGGCCGGACCGTGTCCCGGACCGAAGCCGACGGCACCACGTCCACCTTCAGCTACGACCGGTGCGGACGTCTGGTGCAACACGTCGATCCGACCGGCGCGGTGACCCGGCTGGAGCGCGATGCCGCCGGCCGGGTGGTCGCCGTGACCCATCCGATGGGCACCACCTATCGCTATGAGTACGACGCATGCGGCCGCCGGTCGGCCACCATCGACACCGACGGCACCAGATACGGCTTCGCCTACGACGCCGACGGCGGCCTGGTTCCGGGAGGACTGGCCGACCGGCGAACACGCCTGGATCCGCTATGA
- a CDS encoding RHS repeat-associated core domain-containing protein translates to MTPDWRHRNTGADPWGITEAGQLAGAENPAELPSGVSIGSHANLLVDGMEWMQARVYDPLSRGFLSTDPLDPMLGAGWAGNPYSFAGNDPLNQSDPWGLKPVSDQELQAYRDSNNGALSDAWHATTSWVKNNWGIHRGRRTDRRRHRGDVHRGRRPDRCRHDRRCADVGGISAATQKYTTGSVDWGKVGVDAAIGGVAGLAAAARRWARCGQPPASPAAWVGTCSPAQRPGWPTAASRVACPI, encoded by the coding sequence GTGACACCGGACTGGCGGCACCGCAACACCGGTGCGGACCCGTGGGGGATCACCGAGGCGGGGCAGCTCGCCGGTGCCGAAAATCCTGCCGAACTGCCGTCCGGCGTCTCGATCGGCAGCCACGCCAATCTGCTGGTGGACGGCATGGAGTGGATGCAGGCCCGCGTCTACGATCCGCTGTCCCGCGGCTTTCTGTCCACCGACCCACTGGACCCGATGCTGGGTGCCGGATGGGCGGGCAACCCGTACTCGTTCGCCGGGAACGACCCGCTGAACCAGTCCGACCCCTGGGGCCTGAAGCCCGTCTCGGATCAGGAGCTGCAGGCCTACCGGGACTCCAACAACGGCGCTCTGTCGGACGCCTGGCACGCAACCACCTCCTGGGTCAAGAACAACTGGGGAATACATCGCGGCCGGCGCACTGATCGTCGGCGGCATCGCGGTGATGTGCACCGGGGTCGGCGGCCCGATCGGTGCCGCCATGATCGGCGGTGCGCTGATGTCGGGGGCATCTCCGCGGCGACGCAGAAGTACACCACCGGCAGCGTCGACTGGGGCAAGGTCGGCGTCGACGCGGCGATCGGCGGTGTTGCCGGGCTGGCGGCGGCGGCGCGGCGGTGGGCGCGATGCGGGCAACCGCCGGCGTCACCAGCTGCCTGGGTCGGAACATGCTCACCGGCGCAGCGGCCGGGATGGCCGACGGCGGCGTCTCGGGTGGCCTGTCCTATCTGA
- a CDS encoding RHS repeat domain-containing protein — MTTYTYDAADQLLTRRNSGGVTEFRYDAAGRRISETGPEGERRFGWDPRGFLSRITTVTHENDKVVARTRELQVDAR; from the coding sequence GTGACGACGTACACCTATGACGCTGCCGACCAGTTGCTGACCCGTCGGAACAGCGGCGGGGTGACCGAGTTCCGCTACGACGCGGCCGGTCGGCGGATCAGCGAGACCGGTCCGGAAGGCGAACGGCGGTTCGGTTGGGATCCGCGCGGTTTCCTGTCCCGGATCACCACCGTCACGCACGAGAACGACAAGGTTGTTGCCCGGACCCGGGAGTTGCAGGTCGATGCACGGTGA
- a CDS encoding polymorphic toxin type 30 domain-containing protein has translation MRATAGVTSCLGRNMLTGAAAGMADGGVSGGLSYLTSGQPLSVNGFVEATTNGAAFGGATGGLGGAALTKVSGSACFVAGTQVLMGDGSSRNIEDVKIGDEVTAADPETGETHARRVIDTYVHKDVPTYDVHTTDGVVTSTEEHPFYVEGRGWTPVRDLQPGDRLVNPKGEPVSVLGVRETGRTQTVYNFNVEELHSYHVGVEDAWLLVHNECGRGIDLRGRDPMDIVPDNASVRELTPHPNGGSQYGLEFKWVDESGVTMRMRIHGPDGTAPPGSNSASGETYRVQHGARYQDEAGNLYHKNVHNPNSPHYNPDAANATHIPWPSEYPGL, from the coding sequence ATGCGGGCAACCGCCGGCGTCACCAGCTGCCTGGGTCGGAACATGCTCACCGGCGCAGCGGCCGGGATGGCCGACGGCGGCGTCTCGGGTGGCCTGTCCTATCTGACGTCGGGACAGCCGCTGAGTGTGAACGGCTTCGTCGAGGCGACGACCAACGGCGCGGCATTCGGCGGTGCGACCGGCGGTCTCGGCGGGGCGGCACTGACCAAGGTCAGTGGTTCAGCCTGCTTCGTCGCCGGCACCCAGGTGCTGATGGGCGACGGGTCGAGCAGGAACATCGAGGACGTCAAGATCGGTGACGAGGTCACCGCGGCGGATCCTGAGACCGGCGAGACTCACGCCCGTCGGGTGATCGACACCTACGTCCATAAGGACGTGCCGACCTACGACGTGCACACCACCGACGGAGTCGTCACCTCGACCGAGGAACACCCGTTCTACGTCGAGGGCCGGGGCTGGACGCCGGTGCGTGACCTTCAGCCGGGTGACCGGTTGGTGAATCCGAAGGGTGAGCCGGTGTCGGTGCTGGGGGTTCGGGAGACCGGACGGACCCAGACCGTCTACAACTTCAACGTCGAGGAACTCCACAGCTACCACGTCGGAGTCGAGGACGCGTGGCTTCTCGTCCACAACGAGTGCGGCCGCGGGATTGACCTTCGCGGTCGGGATCCGATGGACATCGTGCCCGACAACGCGAGCGTCCGTGAGCTGACCCCCCACCCGAACGGTGGGTCGCAGTACGGTCTCGAGTTCAAGTGGGTCGATGAGAGCGGTGTCACGATGCGCATGAGGATCCACGGTCCGGATGGCACTGCCCCGCCCGGGTCGAATTCGGCCAGCGGCGAGACCTACCGGGTCCAACATGGTGCGAGGTACCAGGACGAGGCGGGGAACCTGTACCACAAGAACGTGCACAATCCGAACAGTCCGCACTACAATCCGGACGCAGCGAACGCTACGCATATTCCTTGGCCATCTGAATATCCAGGACTGTAA
- a CDS encoding RHS repeat protein codes for MIVAARSEAVTRYTYQGDSRDPFRMFDPEGGVTEMIWSDGLLKQVTDPVGVTVTFDHDQHGELLAATDGDGDTARLERDDLGRVAAAITPLGYRTTYRYDGAGPLFVRAPTPMVRCGVTVQAPAAAGPRSSTQGRPHRDRIRPR; via the coding sequence ATGATCGTGGCGGCACGGTCCGAGGCTGTCACCCGGTACACCTACCAGGGAGACTCGCGGGATCCGTTCCGGATGTTCGATCCCGAGGGCGGGGTCACCGAAATGATCTGGTCCGACGGTCTGCTCAAGCAGGTCACCGATCCGGTCGGTGTCACCGTGACCTTCGACCATGATCAACATGGCGAGCTGCTCGCCGCGACCGACGGTGACGGGGACACCGCCCGCCTGGAGCGAGATGATCTTGGTCGGGTGGCGGCTGCGATCACGCCGCTGGGCTACCGCACGACCTACCGGTACGACGGTGCCGGCCCACTGTTTGTCCGCGCACCGACCCCGATGGTGCGGTGTGGCGTTACGGTACAGGCCCCGGCGGCCGCCGGACCGCGGTCATCGACCCAGGGGCGGCCGCACCGAGATCGGATACGACCTCGGTGA
- a CDS encoding RHS repeat domain-containing protein produces MDADDHRQSTSYDDRYGNPVMVTERDGAVTVNSYDDRGRRVGQVLPSGARIAWSYDDQDRPVTVTSDVHR; encoded by the coding sequence ATCGACGCCGACGACCATCGGCAGTCGACCAGCTATGATGACCGGTACGGCAACCCGGTGATGGTCACCGAGCGCGACGGCGCGGTGACGGTCAACTCCTACGACGACCGCGGCCGTCGGGTCGGGCAGGTGTTGCCGTCCGGTGCCCGGATCGCCTGGTCCTACGATGATCAGGACCGGCCGGTCACGGTGACGAGTGACGTCCACCGATGA